TTCGCCACGGTCCGACCGAGGCCAACGCCGCCGGGAAGCTCATGGGCCGGGCCGATGAAGCCTTGAGCCCCGCGGGCAGACGGATCGTCGCCGAATACCGCCTGCCGGCGGAACTCGCCACCTTCGCCGCCGTGACGAGCCCGCTCAAGCGGGCGCGCGAGACGGCGGCGCTCCTCAGCCTGACCGCCGAGATCGAGCCGGCGATCATCGAGATGGATTGGGGCACCTGGCAAGGCAGCACCTGTGCAGAGCTGCGTCAGCGTCTGGGCCATGCCTTCACCGAGGAGGAAACCCGCGGCCTCGACATGACTCCGCCAGACGGCGAGTCGCCCCGCCAGGTACAGACCCGACTCCTCGCTTGGCTCGCGA
The Pseudomonadota bacterium DNA segment above includes these coding regions:
- a CDS encoding histidine phosphatase family protein translates to MTVLAIIRHGPTEANAAGKLMGRADEALSPAGRRIVAEYRLPAELATFAAVTSPLKRARETAALLSLTAEIEPAIIEMDWGTWQGSTCAELRQRLGHAFTEEETRGLDMTPPDGESPRQVQTRLLAWLATLACPTLAVTHKGVIRALYALATGWTMLEPEPIALDRHSAHIFEIDENGRPRVKHLNLPLR